One Neochlamydia sp. AcF84 genomic region harbors:
- the aroE gene encoding shikimate dehydrogenase, translated as MICVVILGPTMEEARLQIQQASSYADLIELRLDYFIHRELTTLKSLLKEFPLPMIFTLRSKLQGGHYPYDEKTRLQEIKCLAACKPAYLDIEADVPQAFIKQISHDQPGIKLIISRHYFKDTSINLKDGLNKLPPIKNGIYKIARYSFSTVNTLKQMQEAKNQQDIISISMGEAGEISRILAPVVGSQITYASLDEKCKVAPGQLPAQQLREVYGYKALNPHTALYGLIGDPVAASISHLTHNALMHALNLNAVYVKMRVKPQELKVCLNLMKNLGFQGLSVTMPLKREIIDFLDQVDEEALAIGAVNTLLLKNGQWIGYNTDGKGALESIETWGTVKNKKIILLGAGGAARAIAFEAQRKGAALIILNRTIQKAEQLADDFGGQAGSLEMMQAYFQAGYDILINCTSHAFSMASSHLKKEALVMDITSNPKDTDFLKNALKKGCRIVYGYQMFIKQALKQFKLWFPEKIDEKVALEILEKKALEALLVN; from the coding sequence GTGATTTGTGTAGTCATTTTAGGGCCGACTATGGAAGAAGCACGCTTGCAAATTCAGCAAGCCAGCTCGTATGCTGACTTAATTGAACTGCGCTTAGATTATTTTATTCATCGTGAGCTTACTACTCTTAAGAGTTTATTAAAGGAATTTCCTTTACCTATGATTTTCACTCTGCGCTCTAAATTGCAGGGAGGTCATTATCCTTACGATGAAAAAACTCGCTTACAAGAAATTAAATGTTTGGCTGCTTGTAAGCCCGCCTACTTAGATATTGAGGCCGATGTGCCTCAAGCTTTTATAAAGCAAATAAGCCATGACCAGCCGGGCATTAAATTGATTATTTCCCGCCACTATTTTAAGGATACTTCTATAAATCTGAAAGATGGGTTGAATAAATTGCCTCCTATAAAAAATGGAATCTACAAAATTGCGAGGTATTCCTTTAGCACTGTGAATACCCTAAAGCAGATGCAAGAGGCTAAAAATCAGCAAGACATTATTTCCATTAGCATGGGAGAAGCAGGAGAAATAAGCCGAATTTTAGCTCCAGTTGTAGGCAGCCAAATAACGTATGCTAGCTTGGATGAGAAGTGTAAGGTAGCACCAGGCCAGCTACCTGCCCAGCAGCTAAGGGAAGTCTATGGCTATAAAGCTTTAAACCCGCATACGGCGCTATACGGGCTAATTGGAGATCCTGTAGCAGCTAGCATCAGCCATCTCACTCATAATGCGCTTATGCACGCTCTTAATTTAAATGCTGTTTATGTAAAAATGCGCGTAAAACCCCAAGAGCTTAAAGTTTGTTTGAATTTAATGAAAAATTTAGGGTTTCAAGGATTAAGTGTCACCATGCCGCTTAAAAGAGAAATTATAGATTTTTTAGATCAGGTGGATGAGGAGGCTTTAGCGATTGGAGCTGTAAATACTTTATTATTAAAGAACGGACAGTGGATAGGCTATAATACGGATGGTAAAGGCGCCTTAGAAAGTATAGAAACCTGGGGAACCGTCAAAAATAAGAAAATTATTCTATTGGGAGCTGGGGGTGCTGCACGCGCGATTGCTTTTGAAGCCCAGCGCAAAGGAGCGGCACTCATCATTTTAAACCGTACTATCCAAAAAGCTGAGCAGCTAGCTGATGATTTTGGTGGCCAAGCGGGAAGCTTGGAAATGATGCAAGCCTATTTTCAAGCGGGTTATGACATCTTAATTAACTGCACCTCGCACGCCTTTTCGATGGCTTCGAGCCATCTTAAAAAAGAAGCGCTTGTTATGGATATTACCTCCAATCCTAAAGATACTGACTTTTTAAAAAATGCCCTCAAGAAAGGTTGTCGCATTGTATATGGATATCAAATGTTTATTAAGCAAGCTCTAAAGCAGTTTAAACTTTGGTTTCCTGAAAAAATTGATGAAAAAGTTGCTTTAGAAATTTTAGAAAAGAAGGCTTTAGAAGCTTTGCTTGTAAATTAA
- a CDS encoding ABC transporter ATP-binding protein → MTDSLEFIGISKEFGNVKALQDVTFSIKKGEFFSLLGPSGCGKTSLLRIVAGFERPTQGKILLDGQDITHIPPHQRPVNTVFQNYALFPHLNIWENIAFGLRVAKRPQKEIDFEVDRMLHLIQLKESAYKMPDQISGGQKQRVAIARALINKPRVLLLDEPLAALDLKLRQKMLLELDLIHDEVGITFLFITHDQTEAMAVSDRIAVLRQGSLEQIGTPIELYEAPKSSFVAAFIGDTNFLDGHVAEKVSQDYSLLTLDNFPNVLCFNDKQLNVGDLVHLSVRPEKMHISREQPPHHPRHNQVPGVVEDVVYKGAHTNFWVRVEGHRIAVTQQHRRFLLDEHPIRWNDKVWIWWHADDGFILERYNPQVSIEKQGE, encoded by the coding sequence ATGACAGATTCCTTAGAGTTTATAGGTATATCCAAAGAATTTGGTAATGTAAAAGCCCTTCAAGATGTTACTTTTTCGATCAAGAAAGGAGAATTTTTCTCTCTCTTAGGTCCAAGCGGTTGTGGTAAAACCTCTTTGCTGCGCATTGTAGCAGGTTTTGAACGCCCCACCCAAGGAAAGATTCTTTTAGATGGGCAAGATATTACCCATATTCCTCCTCATCAACGTCCTGTTAATACTGTCTTTCAAAATTATGCGCTTTTTCCTCATCTTAATATTTGGGAAAATATTGCTTTTGGCCTACGCGTCGCTAAAAGGCCTCAAAAGGAAATCGATTTTGAAGTAGACCGCATGCTGCATTTGATTCAGCTTAAAGAATCAGCCTATAAAATGCCTGATCAGATTAGTGGAGGGCAAAAGCAACGGGTAGCTATAGCAAGAGCTTTAATAAATAAACCACGCGTCTTATTACTAGACGAACCTCTGGCAGCATTAGATCTTAAATTGCGTCAAAAAATGCTTCTAGAATTAGATTTGATTCATGATGAGGTAGGTATTACCTTTTTATTTATTACCCATGATCAGACTGAAGCGATGGCAGTGAGCGATCGTATTGCTGTTTTGCGCCAAGGGAGCCTTGAGCAAATAGGAACTCCTATTGAACTCTATGAAGCTCCTAAGAGCAGCTTTGTGGCAGCTTTTATTGGCGATACTAATTTTTTGGACGGCCATGTGGCTGAAAAAGTTTCTCAAGACTACAGCCTTTTAACGTTAGATAATTTTCCCAATGTTCTTTGCTTTAATGACAAACAGCTTAATGTGGGAGACCTGGTCCATCTGAGTGTGCGGCCAGAGAAAATGCATATTTCCCGCGAACAGCCGCCTCATCATCCTCGTCACAATCAGGTACCAGGCGTAGTTGAAGACGTCGTATATAAGGGGGCACATACAAACTTTTGGGTAAGAGTTGAAGGTCATCGCATTGCTGTTACTCAGCAACACCGCCGCTTTTTACTTGATGAGCATCCTATTCGTTGGAATGATAAAGTGTGGATATGGTGGCATGCCGATGATGGCTTTATTTTAGAGAGATACAATCCCCAAGTTTCCATTGAAAAGCAGGGCGAATAA
- a CDS encoding ABC transporter permease: MKKAKLEELALTMPSFIWLIIFFFIPTLVIFTFAFKPSDPFGGIGQGWTLENIYTLLDASYLLLIWRTVWLSVLTTVFCLACALPVGYQLARASTRTRQLILLLIIVPFWSSFLVRIFAWKALLHPEGFFKNFLVQLHLADPSISLLYNSGAVLLVMVYTYLPFAVLPIYASASKFNFQLLEAAADLGSTRLYAFVKVFLPSIRKGLGTATLMVFIPAIGAYVIPDLVGGTQSEMIGNKIAQRTFIDRNLPLASGLSALLSIIILLPMSIFTLIQSKAKKLSFEGRAKE; encoded by the coding sequence ATGAAGAAGGCTAAGCTAGAAGAGCTTGCTCTAACTATGCCCTCTTTTATATGGCTCATTATTTTCTTTTTTATTCCTACGCTTGTTATCTTTACTTTTGCCTTTAAGCCTAGTGATCCTTTTGGAGGCATAGGACAGGGATGGACCTTAGAGAATATTTATACTTTGTTGGACGCTAGCTACTTATTGTTAATATGGCGAACCGTTTGGTTGAGTGTGCTAACTACAGTTTTTTGCCTTGCTTGTGCACTTCCGGTTGGCTATCAGCTTGCTCGTGCTTCTACAAGAACACGCCAGCTTATTTTGTTGCTAATCATTGTTCCTTTTTGGAGCAGTTTTCTCGTACGTATTTTTGCCTGGAAAGCTTTATTACATCCTGAAGGCTTTTTTAAAAATTTTTTAGTGCAATTACATCTGGCAGATCCTTCCATATCTCTTCTCTATAATTCCGGGGCGGTTCTGTTAGTGATGGTCTATACCTATCTGCCGTTTGCTGTTCTACCCATCTATGCTTCAGCTTCAAAATTTAATTTTCAATTGTTGGAAGCTGCAGCAGATTTAGGTTCTACGAGGCTTTATGCTTTTGTAAAGGTTTTTCTGCCCTCTATTCGGAAAGGCCTGGGAACAGCTACCTTAATGGTATTCATTCCTGCTATTGGTGCTTATGTGATTCCTGATCTTGTAGGAGGGACGCAAAGTGAAATGATAGGCAATAAAATAGCTCAACGTACTTTTATTGATCGCAACTTGCCTTTAGCAAGTGGCTTATCGGCGTTACTCTCTATAATTATCCTACTGCCCATGAGTATTTTTACCCTTATACAAAGTAAAGCGAAGAAATTAAGCTTTGAAGGGCGGGCAAAAGAATGA